GACGGCGACGAAGGGCGCGGACGGCACGCTCGTCATCGGCCAGGCGCAGGAACCGGACGTGCTCTACACCCACGGCGCCACGATGCTGGCCTCGACGCACGTCCTCAACTCGCTCTACGACGGCCCGATCGAGGGGCTGTCGTACGACTACCAGGCCGTGACCGTCAAGGCGCTGCCGAAGATCGAGAACAACGACGGCTCGGCATCGCTGGCGATGGTCAGCGTCGATGCCGGCGGCAAGTACGTCGACGCGACGACCCAGGAGGTCACGACGGCCACGGCCACGGTGGCCGACCTTGGCCAGCTGACCGTCCGGTGGACCTTCGTCGACGGCTTGATGTGGCAGGACGGGACGCCCGTGACTGCTGAGGACTCGGTCTGGAGCAAGACGCTGGCGTGCGACATCGACTCGCCGACGAGCAAGTTCCTGTGCGACCGCACCGTGAGCTACAAGGCGATCGACGATCACACCGTCGAGTGGGTCAGCCTCCCCGGCTACACCCCGCAGGACTACTTCACGAACGTCTACACGCCCCTCCCGCGCCACCAGCCCGGCGCCGGTGGCAAGGCGATGTCCGAGATGACCGCCAAGGAGATCCTCGAGGACAACGAGTTCAACCGCAAGCCGTGGTCGTACGGTCCGTTCATGATCGAGGAGTGGTCGGACGGCGACTACATCAAGCTCACGCGGAACCCGAACTACTGGCGCGCGGCCGAGGGCCTGCCGATCCTCGACACCGTCATCCACAAGTTCATCAAGGACTCCAACGCGCTCCTCGCCGCGCTGCGCACCGGCGACATCGACGTCGCGACGCAGGACGGTCTCGACATCACGATGTTCGATGACCTCGAGGCCGCCAATACGGGTGGCGAGGCGACGCCGTACTACGTGCCCGGCACGGTCTGGGAGCACATCGACTTCAACCTGCAGCCGCTGGACGATCGCCCCGCCTTCGGCGCGTGCAAGGACGTCCGCCTGGCGATCGCCTACGGCACGGACCGCGCGACGATGGCCGACGAGATCCAGAAGGGCAAGACGACGGTCGCCGACACGATCATGCCGGCTGAGCACTGGGCCTATCCGCCCGAGGGCATGCTGACGTCATACCCGTACGACTCGGAGAAGGCGATCGAGATGCTCGAGGCGGCCGGGTTCACCGATCCGGACGGCGACGGCACGCGTACGGCCGCGCAGGACATCACGTGCTCGGTCGTCACCGGCGTGGACGGGGCGACGACGGACAAGGTCATCAAGGCCGGCACCCCGCTCGAGCTCAAGCTGAACACGACGAAGGGCAACGTGATGCGCGAAGAGACGACGCTGCTCTTCCAGCAGAACATGACCGACATCGGCGTCAAGGTCAGCCTGGAGTACCTGCCGGCCGACACGCTCTTCGCCAAGAACGAAGAGGGCCCGCTCACCGGTCGCCGCTACGACCTCGGCGAGTTCGCGTGGGTGTCCGGTGTCTCGCCGAGCGTCGGGCTCTACTGGTGCGACCAGATCCCGTCGCCGGAGAACAACTGGGCCGGCCAGAACAACCCCGGCTACTGCAACCCCACTTACGACCAGGTCTCGAAGAAGGCGGACAACACCCTCGAACGTGACGAGGCGTTGCCGATGTACCACGAGGCGCAGAAGATCTTCAGCGACGAGCTGCCGGTCCTGCCGCTGTTCGCCCGGGTGAAGGTCATGGCCACCAAGCCGGAGGTCATGAACTTCATGCCGAACGCCACGGTCAGCAGCGAGACCTGGAACATCGAGACCTGGGGCTTCGCAGCCGCGCCGTAATCCTGCTCGGCGGTCGCTCTGACCGCGACCAGGTTCGCTGGATGTAAAGATGAGCCACGCTGGGCCGGCGCCACGCCAGGTGCCGGCCCAGCGTGCTCCCGGCGACCGGACACTTCCCGGTGTCTGCCGGGCGTTGCCAAGGGGAAAGGGAACCCATGAGCGCCTACCTGATCCGCCGCCTGATCCAAATGGTCATCGTGCTCATCATCTCTTCGATGGCGATCTACACGCTGCTCAACATGGTGCCGGGCGGCCCGTTCGACGGGCTGATGCAGAATGCCGACGCGAAGACGCGCGTGACGCCCGAGCAGATCGAGCGCATGAACGCCATGCTCGGCCTCGACAAGCCGCCGGCAATTCGCTTCATCGCGTGGGCCACCGGCGATGATTGGATGGGCGTACTCGACGAGGCATGGGCAGGCGATGGGCGCGGCATCATCCGGGGCGACTTCGGGATGTCGTTCAAAGAGCGCCGCCCCGTCCTCGAAATGATGGGGGACCGAATCAAGAAGACGGTCGTCATCACCGGCTTGTCGGCCATCCTGGCGATCGTCATCGCCATCCCGATCGGCATCTTCTCGGCGGTGCGCCAGTACTCCAAAGCGGACTACGCCGTGACCCTGTTCACGTTCATCGGCACCGCGATCCCCGGGTTCTGGTTCGCGCTCATGGCCATTGTGCTCTTCGGGATCAAGTTCCAGGACTGGGGGTTGCCACAGCTGCCCACGAAGGGCTGGGCTTCGCTACGCGCCCCAAGACCGGGAACGTTGACGCACACCCTCGGGGTCACGCAGGGCTCGTTGGCGGACGTCGCCCTGCACCTGATGATCCCGGTGGTCGTGCTCGGCCTCCTGCAGATGGCCGGATGGACCCGCTTCATGCGCTCCAGCATGCTCGAGGTCCTGCAGCAGGACTACGTCCGCACCGCGCGCGCGAAGGGCCTTGGTGAGCGGTTCGTCGTCATCAAGCACGCCCTTCGCAACGCGCTCATCCCGCTGGTGACCATCGTGACCTTCGAGCTGCCGTTCCTGTTCGGCGGGACGATCCTGTTGGAGCAGATCTTCTCGATCCCCGGCATGGGCCTCATGTACTTCGAAGGCCTGAGCCAGTTCGATTGGCCGGTCGTCCAAGGCTACCTGCTCATCTCGGCCGTGTTGACGGTGATCGCGACGCTGCTCTCGGACATCTTGTACACCGTGGTCGACCCGCGGATCCGGCTGGGCTAGTACCCTCTCGAGGAGGATCCTCATGGCCGTTGCAGAGCTGACATTTGGACGCGAGGAACTGGCGGCCGCGCAAGACGAGTCGCAGTTGTCGGTGGTCTGGCGTCGATTCCGACGCCACAAGCTCGCCGTCATCGGGCTGTCGATCGCGATGCTGTTGGCGCTGACGTGCTTCATCGGGCCGGTCGTGTCCCCGTACGCGGCGAACAAGATCGAGGCCGGCGGCGTCGCCTACCGCGGTCTCAAGAAGCTCGGTCCAGGCACGGCAGTGACGCTGGAATGGGATCGCGGCGTTCCCGAACGGGCGAACGATGACCGCATCGTCGCGTTCGCGACGGGTTGGGTCGGCGCCAAGGATCCGGCCAACGAGATCGAGCATCGCCTGTACATCCTTGGCACGGACAACTCGGGACGCGACACCCTCACGCGGCTCATGCAGGGCGGGCGGGTATCGCTCTCCCTGGCGCTGATCGTCGTGCTCATCCAGCAAGTCCTCGGGACGATCATCGGCGCAATCAGCGCCTACTACGGCGGCTGGGTGGACAGCGTCATCATGCGCGGCGTCGATTTCCTGATCACCCTCCCGTCGCTGCCGATCTTCATGGTGCTGCAGGTCATCTTGCGCGACAGGGGGATCCCGGGCGGTTCGATCGGCGTGCTCGCGGTCGTGTTCATCGCGCTCGGCTGGACAGGTTCGGCGCGCCTGGTGCGGGGGATGGTCCTTTCGCTCAAGAACCAGGAGTTCGCCGAGGCCGCGCGGGCAATGGGCGCATCGGACCGTCGAATCGTCCTGCGGCACCTCATCCCGAACGCGCTCGCCCCGGTCCTCGTCTCGGCCACGCTCGCCATCGGCGGGATCGTCGTCGGCGAGGCATCCCTCTCCTACCTGGGCTTCGGCGTTCAACCGCCGGACCCAAGCTGGGGCAACATGCTCTCCAACGCCCAGCAGCTGATCCTCGATCAGCCGTGGGCGGTGTTCTACCCAGGCATGGCGATCTTCCTCACCAGCCTCAGCTTCAACTTCATGGGCGACGCGCTTCGCGACGCACTCGATCCCCGCGGACAGATCCGGTAAACTACCCGCCCTGCGGGCAGCGGCCACAGCAACCACATGCCGCGTCTCTGCAACGACCGGTCGCCAGGCAAACTTGAGGTACCACCTTGACCAGCAACGGCACAGCACATGACACCCTGCTCGAAATCCGGGGGCTGAAGACGTACTTCTTCACCGAAGAGGGCGTCGTGCGTGCCGTCGACGGCGTCGACCTTTCGGTGCGCCGCGGCGAGACGCTCGGGGTCGTCGGCGAGTCCGGCTGTGGCAAGAGCGTCACGATGTTCTCCGTCATGCAGCTCGTCGGCCACCCCGGCCGCGTCGTCGATGGTGAGATCCTGTTCGACGGACGTGATCTGCTCAAGACGTCCGCCCGTGAGATGCAGGATCTGCGCGGCAATCGGATATCGATGATCTTCCAGCAACCGCTGTCCAGCCTCAACCCGGTCTTCCGGATCGGCGATCAGGTGGCAGAGGTATACGAGATCCACCAGGGTCTTTCGCGGGACGACGCGCGGGTGAAGGCCATTGAGATGCTTCAGATCGTCGGCATTCCGGACGCGGCGCGCAAAGCGAAGGCGTTCCCGCACGAGATCTCGGGCGGCCAAGCGCAGCGCGTGATGATCGCCATGGCCCTGGCCACCCAGCCCGAGTTGCTCATCGCGGACGAGCCGACGACCGCGCTCGACGTGACGATCCAGGCACAGATCCTCGATCTCATGCGCGGTCTGCGCGATCGCACGAACGCCGCGATCATCTTCATCACCCACGACCTCGGCGTTGTGGCCGAGATGGCGGAGAACGTGGCCGTCATGTACGGCGGCCAGATCGTCGAGTACACGGATGTCGGCACGATCTTCAAGTCGCCCAAGCATCCGTACACTGTCGGCCTGCTGGAGTCCATCCCGGTCCTTGGCGACATCCGCGACCGGCTGGCGGTCATCCCGGGAACCGTGCCGACGCTGATCGACCTTCCGCCCGGCTGTCGCTTTGCCGGGCGCTGCGCCTCGCGCATCGAGCACAACCTCTCGATCTGCACGGCCGTCGACCCTGACCTCTTGCCCGTGGAAGAGGGTCACGTCGTCCGATGCTGGCTGTACCACGATCATCCGCCGAGCGACCACAAAGCTCCGCTCGCCACCGGCCGGTCAACCGATGAGGCCGCGCGCCGCTGGGCGCCGTGACCGGCCCCGGACGACGCACAGCCGCCTGACCGAATCGAACGCGAACCCCCGACCGCAAGCTGGAGCAAGGACATGGACAACGCCGCACCCGACGCGCAGGTGATCGCGTCGCCGACATTGCACGCCAACGGCGCCGACCCGTCGATTCTGCAGGTCGAGAACCTGGTCAAGCACTTTCCCGTGCGCAGCGGCGTGTTGCAGCGGGTCGCTGCCTGGGTCAAGGCCGTCGACGGCGTTTCGTTCGACATCCGCGAGGGCGAGACGTTCGGCTTGGTCGGTGAGTCGGGCTGCGGCAAGACCACCGTCGGGCGGACGATCCTGCGCCTCGTCGAGCCGACGGCGGGCAAGGTCATCTTTCGGGGGCAGGACGTCTTTGCGACGAAGCGGCGGGACATGAAGCTCCTCCGCAAGGACATGCAGATCATCTTCCAGGATCCGTTCTCGAGCCTTGACCCGCGCATGCCCATCGGCCAGAGCATCGGCGAGGGCCTGCACGTCCACGGGATCACCGGTGCCGCAGCCGACCAACGGGTGCGGCAGGTGCTCGACGAGGTCGGCCTGCACCCCGAGCACAGCCGCCGCTATCCGCATGAGTTCTCGGGCGGCCAGCGGCAGCGCATCGGCATCGCTCGAGCGCTGGCGCTGCGGCCCAAGCTCATCGTGTGCGACGAGCCCGTTTCGGCCCTCGACGTGTCGATCCAGTCGCAGGTCCTCAACCTGTTGAACGATCTGCAGAAGGAATACGGCCTCACCTACCTCTTCATCGCCCACAACCTGAGCGTCGTCGAGCACATCTCCAACCGCGTCGGCGTGATGTACCTCGGTCGCATGGTCGAGCTGACCGATCGACGCGAGCTGTTCGTGAACCCGCTGCACCCGTACACCAAGGCCCTCATCAGCGCCGTTCCCGTGCCCGACCCAACGCTGAAGCGCGAGCGGATCATTCTGCAAGGCGATGTTCCAAGCCCGCTCAACCCGCCTTCCGGCTGCCGCTTCCACCCGCGCTGCCCGGTCGCGGTCGAGCGCTGCAAGCACGTCGAGCCGGCTTGGCGCGACGTCGGTTCGGCCGGCACCGAGCACTGGGTGCAGTGCGATCAGGTCGAGCCCAAGATCGAAGGCTAGCGCGTCGCCAGCGACGCGCTGCGGACGGGCTCCCCGGCGGTGATCCGGCCACGTGATCGGGACAAAGCTGACGTTTCTCTGACCATGACTGCTTGACGGTGTCGGGGAATCGGTGTATTGTGGACGGCCCGCAGGGCCGCTGACCGCACCTCGCACGCTCCCCAGGCGCGGTCGCAACTCGGATTGATGCGCCGGAATCCCGCTTACTTGGCCCTGCCTTGTCGAGGAGGAAAACTTGAAGCGCCTGTTCCCGCTGCTCGCCACCGCCGGGCTGGCTTGTCTCGCCCCGCTGTTCGGTGCTTCCGGTGCAACCGCTGCACCGCGGCAGATCACGTGCGCGAACCCGCTGCGTGCCATCGCCCCTGCCAGTCAGGACACGTTCGTCGTCACCAACGTGGAAGGCGTCGGCAAGCAGGGCGAGATGGTCGCCGGGTTGCAGACCAACATCGAGCACTTTGCCTTCGTGCAATTTGCTATGCCGGCCGGGATTCCGCCGGACGCGCAGCTGTGCGAGGTCCAGCTCGAGCTCTTCTGCAACAGGTATGTGGGTCAGAACGCCCCCGCGCGGAAGGTCACCGAGCTTCTGTTCGCCAACGCGAATCGAAGTTGGGACGAGAACACGCTCCGGTATGCCGGCATCGTGCCGAAGAAGTCCGCACCGCAATGGACCACGGACCTTGGCGAGTGTGCCGAGGGCGGCGAGTTCAAGCGCATCATCGCCAAGCCGGACGTCCCAGCGAATGATGGTCTGCTCGAGAGCGTCCAGGGATGGCTGGACGGCGAGATCGACAACAACGGGTTGATCATCGGTCCGACGCGGAACGACAACCTGGATGACCATCGCTTCTTCTTCGCCACCCGGGACGGACAACTGCCGCCGCCGGCGGGCAATGGACCGCGGATCTTCATCTTCTACGCAGGCGGCGCAACCCCGACGTTCACGCCATCGGCATCGCCGACCGCCTCGAACACGCCGACGCCAAGCGTGACGCCGATTCCGTCGGACACACCGACGCCGACCGACACGCCGATTCCGTCGGACACGCCGACGCCGACCGACACGCCCGAGCCGAGCGCGACGCCGACCGAAACGCCGGTGGTCTCCCCCACGCCGAGTCGCCGCATGGTCTACCTGCCGATCGGCCTCCGCACGGGCACGCTGTACCTGAACGAGGCACAGGCCGCGCTGATCGCTTCGGATGGCCGGCTGCGGCGCCTCTGGCATCGGCTTTCGATCCGCTGACATCGCGATCCGTTTCGACATCCGTTGCGAAGGCCCGGTGCTGCAGCACCGGGCCTTCGTTCGTTCACCCAGCCGGCGCCGGTCGCCTTGTCGGTCGCCTTGTCGGTCGCCTTGTCGGCCGCGCGCCTGGTGCTATAATGGCGCCCGCGCGTTCCAACACCACAACATCTTGTGGTCAGCACCGTGCTGGGGGTCCAGCAGTCGTTATGGCCAGCGAACCGATCGAGCGCCGCGCACGGACCAGCCGGAACGGATCGGGGCCGGCGTCGGCCCACGGCACGAGCGACACCGTCACGCCGACATACGTCGAGCCGCAGCGCGGACGGCCAACGGATGGTGATGCCGTTCAGCTGGCAGCAGGCGCGCTCGGCGCCAGCACGCAGACCACCGGGCTGGACTTGGCCGCGCTGATCGAGGCGATCCTCTTCGTCACCGACCGGCCCGTTGCTGTTTCCGAGATGGCGAAGGTGCTCGAAGTGCCGAGGCCGATGGTCGAGCGCTCCTTGGGCGAGCTGTCGGCCACGCTGGTGGGGCGCGGGGTCCGGCTGCTCCGGCGCAACGGCACTGTCCAGATGGTGTCCGCCCCAGAGGCGGCCCCCGTGGTACAGCGCATCCTTGGGTTGACGCAGGACGGACGCCTTTCCCGCCCGGCGCTCGAGACCCTTTCGATCATCGCCTACCGCCAACCTCTTACCCGGCCGGAGATCGAGTCGCTGCGTGGCGTCAGCTCCGAGGGCGTGCTTCGAACCCTGCTCTCTCGCGAGCTGATCGAACCGCTTGGGCGGCGGGCGACCGTCGGGAACCCCGTCGAATACGGCACGACGCTCCATTTCCTGGCCTATTTCGGGCTGACGTGCGTGTCGGACCTGCCGCCCATCGAGGCATATGCCGCGGCGGACCGCGAGACCGGCAGTGAAACGGATCGTGAACCCGACAGCGAAACCGACCATGCGAACGGCGATGCGCCGGTCGACGTCCGCTTGTAGCGGCTGAGCACCTAGCGGCGTGGCGCGGGAGCGTTTGCAGAAGGTCATCGCCGCGGCCGGGCTGTGCTCGCGCCGTCGGGCGGAAGAGCTGATCGCAGCAGGCCGCGTCCAGGTGAACGGCGAGGTCGTAGCGGTGCTTGGTGCGACCGCCGACCCGCACACGGACACGATCGTGGTGGACGGCGCTGAGTTGACGGCCGAGCCATTCGAGTTCTGGGCCGTCCACAAGCCGCCCGGCGTCGTCACCACCCTCAAGGACCCGGAAGGGCGGCCCCAGGCGCGCGATCTCGTGCCGACGCGCGCACGGGTCTACCCGGTCGGCCGCTTGGACGTCGCCTCGTCCGGCCTGCTCCTGTTCACGAACGACGGCGCGCTGGCGCACCGCCTGATGCATCCGCGCTTCGCGCACACCAAGGTCTACGAGGTCCTCGTTTCCGGCTATCCCAGCGAGGACGTGCTGAACATGTTGCGCGGCGGCATCACGTTGGACGACGGACCGACGCTGCCGGCCGAGGTGCGGCAGCTGAAGACGACCGGCGACGGCACGTGGCTCTCGATCACGCTGCGCGAGGGCCGCAAGCGCCAGATCCGACGGATGCTCGAACACGTCGGCTATCCCGTGGTCCACCTCAAGCGGGTCGCCTTTGGGCCGGTGAAACTCGGTCGCTTGCCCAGCGGCCACGCCAGGCCGCTCGCCGGCCGCGAGTTGGCGGATCTGCGCCAACTGGCCGGCGTCGCCGCGCCGCCGCGCACCGGCAACCCGCGCAACACCGCGCTTCGTGCAACCAACAAGCGCCCGCCACGCGCGGCGGCTGGTGGTACCCGCGGCAAGCCGGCGGGCCGATCGAGGTTTGGGCAGGAGTCGGGGCCACCGACCGGTCCGGCAGGCAAATCGCGGAGTCGCCAGGGCGGAGATCCGAAGCGCCCCCGCCCCGCCCGCCCATGAGCGCGCCCGATTCACCGCCGGCGCCCGCCGCTCGTCTTCGGGCGACTTGGCCCCGGGCGATCGCGATCGACGGTCCGGCGGCTGTCGGCAAGAGCACCGTCGGGCGGGCGTTGGCCGTTCGGCTTGGCTATCTCTACTTCGACACCGGGGCGATCTACCGCGCCCTGACGTGGTTGGCGTTGGAAAACGAAGTGCCGGTCACGGACGGCCCGGCGCTGGCACAGCTGGCGACAGCGCACCCGATCGTCGTTCAGCCTTCTGCCGACACGCCGGACGGCTACCGCGTCACCGCCGGCGGACGCGACATCACCGACCGGTTGCGCGCTCCGGCCGTCGACGCGCAGATCTCGTCCGTCAGCCAGCACACCGCGGTGCGCGCCGCACTGCTCGACGCACAGCGGGCGGTGGCGGACGGGACCGCCGTCGTCATGGTCGGCCGGGACATCGGCACCGTCGTGCTGCCCCACGCCGGACTCAAGATCTTCCTCGAGGCTTCGCCGATCGAGCGTGCGCGGCGGCGATACCGCGAGCGTCTGCGTCGCGGCGAGGCCGCGGACTGGTCCGATGAGCTGGCCAGCACGGTCGCCCGCGACGCCCGCGACCGCGGACGGGCCAACGCCCCACTCGTGGCCGCGCCGGACGCGATCGTCCTGCACACGGACGACCTCGATGCAGCCGGCGTCGTTGCGGCGATCCTGGTGCACATCGACATCGGCTCGTGACGGGCACGGGCGCGAACGCGGCGGGCGCCTCGGCACCACGGCGCACGGTGGAGCGAAGCGCACGGCCGACGCCCGGGTCGCTGAATCGCTGGCCGCTGCCCGTGCATGCCGTGCTGACCGTCGCCGTCCTCGTCGCCCTCGTCGCGGTGAACGTGTCGTTCGTCTGCAGCCCGCTCTACCTGCGCTTGGCCTACGGCCCGCTGCGCCCGCCCGGCGCGCCGCTGGCCGGACCGCCGGACTGGGTCGCCGACGCGGCGAATGCAACCGCCGGCTACGTTGCCGCCCGCCGCGGTCGCGATGCCGTGGCCATGCTCGTCGACGCCCCTTCCGCGGTGGTCAGCGACCGCGCCTTGGCGGATGGCGTCCCGACGCCCGCGCTCGCGGAGCGCCCCCCGGCCCGCGTCGGATCGACGGATGCCGGCGCGGCAACGGGCATCGTGCCCGGCCGTACGCTGTTCGATCAGGCCGAGTTGGACCACCTGGCCGATGTCCGCCGCATCATCGAGCGGTTGTTCGCGCTCGGCATCGCCGCCCTCGCCGTCCTTGCGCTGGCGCTGGCCGCCGATGCCGCCACCGGTCGACGACGGACGCGAGCGGCGCTCGTGCACGGCGGTCAGCTGGCCGTCGGGCTCACCGTCATCGTCGGCGTGCTCGTGGCGGTGGCGTGGGACGGGCTGTTCACGACGTTCCATGTGCTCCTGTTTCCGCCGGGCACGTGGCAGTTCCCGTCCGACAGCCGTCTGATTCAGCTCTTCCCGGACTGGTTCTGGCAGAGCGCGGCGGCGGTGCTCGCCGGGTTGCTCCTGGCCGAAGGGCTCGTGGTCCGCCGCGTGGCAGGCCGTCCTCGGGCGGGCCGTCCTCGGGCAAGCCGATGACAACGCCGTCGGCCCGCCGCACCGCCGGATCGACACCGAGCGCGGCCGACGATCGCGCACTCCTGGCGGCCGTACCGGCGACGCACCCGATGGCCTACCGGCTGGCCTTCTGGTTCATGCGCCAGCTGTTCGACCACTACCTGACGACGCACATCGCCGGCCGCGAGCACCTGCCGCCGCCCGGCGTTGGCGCAATCCTGGCGATCAACCACACGAGCGCGCTCGACTATGTGGCCGGTCACGCCCTGGGCCGCCCCGGCTTCGTCGGGATCAAGCGTGAGGCCGCTTATCGTCCGCTGCGCTGGATCGGCGGGATTCCGGTGAAGCGCGACGAGCAGGACATGACCGCGCTGCGGTCGATGCGGGCCGTCCTGGCCGGCGGCCACGTCCTCGGCATCGCCCCCGAAGGCACGCGCAGCCGCGACGGTCGGCTGCTGCCGTTTGATCCGGGCTTCGTCTGGTTGGCGCTGAAGGCCGATGTGCCGGTGATCCCGTGCGCGATCCACGGTGCGCATGTGCTGTTGCCCCCCGGACGCCGCTTCCCTCGCCGCGGCCGGCTATGGGTGCGCATCGGCCCGCCGCTCCGTTGGCCCGACGCCGGCCCCCGACCCTCTCGCGACGCGCTGCAGTCGATGGCGGACGAGACGCGCCAGGCCATGTTGGCGCTCCTGGCCGAGCTCGAGGTGGAGAGCGGCGTCGCGAGCCCGGCGCTGGCGTGGGAGCGAGCGGCCGGGGCAGGGCCTCACCGAGGGTGATTGATCGGCGGCGGGGTCCGACGGAGGCACACGGATCGCGAGCTTATGACCGCGCCGGGGCTGCCGGACCGTGCTCGACCGACCGCACCGTCCACGCGACGACATCGAGGCGCCGCGCGAAGTGGGCCAGCGGCGCGGGCTCGGGCAGCGCAATGCCGATGGGCTCGGCCATCGTGTTCAGCGCAACGTCGGCGGCGGCCGGCTGCAGCGGCCACGGCACGTGGTCGATCTCCCCGCAGCCGACCCGGCCGCGGCGGTCGACGCTGAACAGGGCGTAGCGCTCGGTCAGCCAGTGCTCGAGCGTGCCGTGCGCTGCGAGGGCGACCGGGCCGGTCGGACCGTAGCGGCCCGCGAACGTCGCGGGCGGGGCGCCGCGGTGGGTGCGGGTGCCGGCATAGCGAACGGCATCCCCGTCGATGGAGTCGGCCTCGATCCGCGCGTCGAAGTACGGCAGGCCGAACCAGGCCCGGGCGGCGCGAACGGCCAGCGGGCTCGTCGCGTCCAGGCTGAAGAACCAAACGCCCGTCCGGCCGTCGGGGGCGACGGCGTAGGTGCGGACGTTGATCTCGGGGAAGGCGGCGGTGCCGGGGATGGGGGGCAGGCCGCGCAGCCGGATGCCGGACATCCGG
The nucleotide sequence above comes from Candidatus Avedoeria danica. Encoded proteins:
- a CDS encoding DUF1461 domain-containing protein, which translates into the protein MTGTGANAAGASAPRRTVERSARPTPGSLNRWPLPVHAVLTVAVLVALVAVNVSFVCSPLYLRLAYGPLRPPGAPLAGPPDWVADAANATAGYVAARRGRDAVAMLVDAPSAVVSDRALADGVPTPALAERPPARVGSTDAGAATGIVPGRTLFDQAELDHLADVRRIIERLFALGIAALAVLALALAADAATGRRRTRAALVHGGQLAVGLTVIVGVLVAVAWDGLFTTFHVLLFPPGTWQFPSDSRLIQLFPDWFWQSAAAVLAGLLLAEGLVVRRVAGRPRAGRPRASR
- a CDS encoding 1-acyl-sn-glycerol-3-phosphate acyltransferase — translated: MTTPSARRTAGSTPSAADDRALLAAVPATHPMAYRLAFWFMRQLFDHYLTTHIAGREHLPPPGVGAILAINHTSALDYVAGHALGRPGFVGIKREAAYRPLRWIGGIPVKRDEQDMTALRSMRAVLAGGHVLGIAPEGTRSRDGRLLPFDPGFVWLALKADVPVIPCAIHGAHVLLPPGRRFPRRGRLWVRIGPPLRWPDAGPRPSRDALQSMADETRQAMLALLAELEVESGVASPALAWERAAGAGPHRG
- a CDS encoding DUF2071 domain-containing protein is translated as MTGRDFDRGARPPAEVGDSGDIGGAATASARGHRPWPVPARPWAMAMTWHDLLFLHWPVPPAALEGFIPPPLRLDTFDGRAWLGVVPFRMSGIRLRGLPPIPGTAAFPEINVRTYAVAPDGRTGVWFFSLDATSPLAVRAARAWFGLPYFDARIEADSIDGDAVRYAGTRTHRGAPPATFAGRYGPTGPVALAAHGTLEHWLTERYALFSVDRRGRVGCGEIDHVPWPLQPAAADVALNTMAEPIGIALPEPAPLAHFARRLDVVAWTVRSVEHGPAAPARS